In Melospiza melodia melodia isolate bMelMel2 chromosome 9, bMelMel2.pri, whole genome shotgun sequence, the genomic window GGAAGGACCTGGAAAGAAATGGCTGCATGTAATTTATTTAATTACATTATTTTAGTAGGAAAATCTTCACTTGAAATAAAGCACATTGATGGTTGAAGTAAACCTATAAGAAATATTTTCTAGATTGATGCCTCAAGCAACTGcttcaaaccattccatgatattTCAGTGCAAAGTTCCTTCTCCCTCATGTATAGGCCTTTTCTTTCCTGCCTGTGTGCTTATGTGAGAGCAGGCCTGTGCTCTCTGGAGTGATCCTGGTGCTGTTTTATTGCTTGCATTCGTCTGCTCTCACTGCCTTCTTGGCTACGTGGGATGGGGAGCTGGCAGACAGAACAGGGAATAttttaaaagatgagctgtggTATTCAGACAGATTATTTGTCTCCTGTTCCCTGTGAGACTCTTTGCTGAAAGGAAACCGGTGAGGAACAGGAGCAGCGTTttccagagcagccctgtggcCCAAGCTGTTGGAATTTGAAATGTAGGGAATTCTCAGAACTTTGGGCCTGACAGCCAAAGTTTAGAATTAAACAcaagatttgatctgagaccttgggaaaagcttccaaacttaggtgctagaagcaagaatgtggatttatagtttgaagcagaaacactttaagctaagtggaggaaagttgagagttttagagtttaagatatAAAAATGAAAGTAGCTACAAgggtaaacaagaagtttagaaTGCAGTAATGTAGGTTTGTGTGTTATAATACGATTGACAaagaaagcttacactgtagcatgagtccataagatgaaatatttaagGATTGAGTCAGAAACATATATAGTGTTTTATTAGTCAATAAATCCTTAAAAGATCTTGTAACTAGGAGTCTTGTGACCTTCTGAACCAGtaaagatgtgagccaaactcacccttcctaccTACGCAGAAGATAAAAAAATAAACCGCACCATCAAAGGCAACTCAGAGCTGCTGTCTGTAACTCACTGAGAACTCTTTGCAAAATGCCCGTGCCCTGTTGCTCCCCAGGACTATGATGCAGACATCATGGCAGTGGTGAACGACACCGTGGGCACCATGATGACCTGTGGCTTTGACGACCAGCGCTGCGAAGTCGGCCTCATCATCGGTAACGCtcggggcgggcgcgggcggctctgcctctgcccctgcccggcccgctcagcacctcctgctctGCTTCCCCCCAGGCACGGGCACCAACGCCTGCTACATGGAGGAGATGAGGCACATCGACCTGGTGGAGGGGGACGAGGGCAGGATGTGCATCAACACCGAGTGGGGGGCCTTTGGGGACGACGGCTCGCTGGAAGACATCAGGACCGAGTTCGATCGGGAGATTGACCGCGGATCCCTGAATCCTGGCAAGCAGCTGTGAGTCATTTGTGGACGTGTGTTTTCTGCTCTGTGCCCCGTTTCTCTCTTGTGTTAGCAACTCTGCAGCTCAGTAAAGCCTTGTCTGTGGTGAGGCAAAGCTctggctgggctctgcttcccagtgcTGCCCGTGGATTCGTGGGTGACTGCTGTCCTCTCCTGCAGGTTTGAGAAGATGGTCAGTGGGCTGTACATGGGGGAGCTGGTAAGGCTCATCCTGGTGAAGATGGCCAAGGAGGGGCTGCTCTTTGAGGGGAGAATCACCCCTGAGCTTCTCACCAAAGGGAAGTTTGAGACAAAGCATGTTTCTGCCATTGAAAAGTGAGTAATGGATCCCTTTTCACTCCTGGGGCTTCACAGTGACTCTGAATGTTAATTTTCCTGCTCTTGTTGCTTTGTGTGCTGCATTGGGGATATCTGCCATTCTCTACTGCCTGCACAGAGCTGGCATGTGGGGACCCCCAGCAGACAGTGTGTGCCCTCCTCCCCGAGATTTCTCCCTTCTTCTGTGTTGGGAGGAGCTCTAAAATCTGCCAGTCCACGCAGCTTTCAGGGTACGAGCTGCAGTACCTCTCTCACTGCTCACAGAGCTGCCACCCCGCAGCTAAACATGGCAGTGAGTTGGCTTAGTGCCTCCTAGAAATGCTTGTGCTGCTCCTTGCTGTATCCCTGGgactgctgggcaggaggaaaaCAAGTGTGACAAGGCAGAGCATTCAGTCTCGTAGGCAGGGCCGGGTGCTGCACGGTGACCTCTGAGCTATGTGCCAGTTGGTTTCTTAGAGTGTCATCACCCCTTTGCTCAGTGCTCACAGGCTCTTCCCCACTGTGTTTTTAAAATTCACATCACTGGGATAGTTTATACCATAGTCATTGGGCTGGATTTTCTTTTTGAAATGGCAAGTATGACTCCAAGAGAACAGCCAGTAACTTGTGTAATGCCTGTTCCTCCTGCCACAGTTTACCCCTCTCCCTGCAGACCACGTTGTCTGAACAGCTTTTCATTAAATTTTAGCTTTTAATTTGTTTTAACCACAGAGGTCTGTGTTGTGGACCAAAGTATTGTTGAACAGCAGTGAGAAAAAATGCAATTATTGAGAAATTCAGTAACAAAGAGGAAAAATTTGCCCTGAAATCCCACCTTACTTCCTGAAGAGGCGCTTTGGTTATAAGTGGGGGGTACGTGCCTGTACAGCTTCAAATTTCTAGCTGGTGCTAGCAAGATGCAAGAGTCCTTAAAAAGATGTATGGAGTGCACTTAGGGATGACAAGATATATATCCATTTTATTTTTGTGTGGGAAATGGCTGAGCTGGACAAGGAGAAGTTTGGCCAGAAGATTTGCTCTCAGCCTGGATGCTaatgaggaaaaataaaatgtaagaGGCAGAGATTCAGTGGGGTTGTAAAAGCCTGAAAAGAGACCCGTTAGGATGAAATTGCTTAGGCAACCTTTGCTTAGGGTTTTGTCTTTCACACCGGGCTTAATTTATCCAGGCATGCAAAGGAATGAGTGTGGGATTAGGTGTGCTGAACTGTGGGGCTGCTGCTTCATGCTCAAGAGAAGCCATTTGCAGTTTCAAGCATCACTGTAATGAAAAAACACTTGAATTGCTCCAGGTCCTCCCCGTGGTGTGGCTGCCATGGTACCTGGCATTGGATTGTTTGTAGGTGGCACGCCGTGCCTGGTACCTGCAGTGTTTGTAGGTGGCatgtttgcaccaggaaaacaTGTGGCTTTAGTGGAAGCAGCTTTAATGGAAAGCTTTTCCATCTGTGAATGAATGCATGTTCCAAGCCTCACGGAGCGTTCTAGTCCAGATCTCCAGGAAATGTTCTTCCTGACTCTCTCAAAccccaggcaggcagggacacccATGTTTGGAGGTCCCTCAGTCCCGCAGCCCAGCACACACCCGCTGAGGAGTGCCCTTTTCCTCTGCAGGAGCAAAGAAGGTCTGAACAAAGCCAAAGAGATCCTGACCAGGCTGGGGGTGGAGCCGTCCCCCGAGGACTGCATCGCCGTGCAGCACGTGTGCACCATCGTGTCCTTCCGCTCCGCCAACCTGGTGGCCTCCACGCTGGGGGCCATCCTCAACCAGCTGAGGGACAACAAGGGCGTGGGCCGCCTGCGCACCACCGTGGGCGTGGATGGCTCCCTCTACAAGATGCACCCACAGTGagtgctgctctcctgctgctggcacttcAGCTGCCACGGGCTCTGCTTTGCAAAGGGGTCGTCCCTGGGCATCACCCAGGCAGGCTCTGGTTTGCCTGTTGTACCAGGGCATCACCCAGGCGGGCTCTGGTTTGCCTGTTGTACCAGGGCATCACCCAGGCGGGCTCTGGTTTGCCTGTTGTACCAGGATATCACCCAGCCAGGCTCTGGTTTGCAAAGGGATCGTCCCTGGGCATCACCCAGGTGGGCTCTGGTTTGCAAAGGGGTCGTCCCTGGGCATCACCCAGGTGGGCTCTGGTTTGCCTGTTGTACCAGGGCATCACCCAGGGGTCTCTGGTTTGCCTGTTGTCCCAGGGCATCACCCAGGCAGGCTCTGCTTTGCCTGTTGTACCAGGATATCACCCAGCCAGGCTCTGGTTTGCCTGTTGTCACAGGGCATCACCCAGGCAGGCTCTGCTTTGCCTGTTGTACCAGGATATCACCCAGCCAGGCTCTGGTTTGCCTGTTGTCACAGGGCATCACCCAGGCGGGCTCTGCTTTGCCTGTTGTACCAGGATATCACCCAGGCAGGCTCTGGTTTGCCTGTTGTACCAGGATATCACCCAGGTGGGCTCTGGTTTGTAAAGGGGTCATCCCAGGACATCACCCAGGGGTCTCTGGTTTGCCTGTGGTCCCAGGGTCACCCAGGGGTCTCTGGTTTGCCTGTTGTCCCAGGACATCAGGCAGGCTCTGGTTTGCCTGTGGTCCCAGGGCATCACCCAGGGGTCTCTGGTGTGCCTGTTGTCACAGGGCATCACCCAGGGGTCTCTGGTTTGCCTGTTGACCCAGGACATCATCCAGGGGTCTCTGTTTGCCTGTGGTCCCAGGGCATCACCCAGGTGGGCTGTGAGATGATGAACCCAAACTGTGGGCACAAGAGTCCAGGTCTGAGCTGGGGAGCTTGTTGGAAAGGAGAGAGGTCTTTTAGGTGAAGAAAAGAAGCAAAAACCCCGAGTGACTGAGTACTGCAAAGTCAGGGAAAACTACAGTGATCTGAGATAGCTTAAGGTATCACCAAGAGACCTCTTGGGAGGAGAGGAGAGTTTCTTTGTACAAAATACTACTTTGTGCCCATTGATTGGGCTGTGAGGACATCTGCATTAATTCACCTTCACCTCCATTTCCAGTTCAATTCCCATTCTTAACCCTATTTTTGCCAGTCTTTTCTGAAGATACACTTGGAAACCGGGGTGGGGAAATAGTGCTTAGATTTCTGTGGCCTTTAAAAAACTGGTTTTGTCCTGTTTTCCCCATCTTGAAAGTTACACTTTTAGTGAAACAGCTGTATAGATTTATGTAGAAATCAGAAAATTATGTTCATGGGGAAACCTCTGAAAGGAGAAGTATGCTTAGTGTTTCATTTTCAGTTTCTCATTGTTTGTTGAAAAAGCTATTTTCCTGTGTTAAAGAAAACCATGGAACAAAAAAGTTTCCAAGAGTGCTGTTCTGACTAGCTTTTCCAGCTTGGGCAAGGTCTGGGGATTGTTAAGATAATGAACATGGACAATTTTGGTTTCTTAACTGTTTCCCACACCATCTAAACCAGTGAGTTCGGGAGAGAACCCCAGGAGAGGGAATTGGAGCAGCATTGCAGCCAGGGAGTTTCTCCATCCAGGATTGGGTTCAGGGGATGAGACTGATGCTCTCCCCTGCTTTTTGCTGGCTTTGATTAGAAATctgggaggaaggagggaggaagaaattaGAAATTCAGGAGGAAGGAGAAGTGGGGAAGAACTGCACTTCCCTGGCAGTTTTCCTACTTGAGAGGCTGTAGTTAGTCTGAGCATGGTGAGTTTGCCCACTCCCCTTGCCTTGGGTTGGTGTTGGCAGTGCAGATTTGGGGGGCATGCAGCACAGATTTTGGTGGGAAGGGCAACACAGATTTTTGGGGGAAAGGGCAGTGAAAATTTTGGGGGGTGGCACCGCAGGTTTTGCAGGGAAGGACAGTGAAGATTTTGGGGGGGAGCAGTGCAGATTTTAGGGGGGAAGCAGTACAGATTTTGGGGCATGGGCAGTGCAGATTTTGGGGCATGGGCagtgcagattttggggttttgggggggaatGCAGCGCAGATTTTGGTGGGGCAGCAGTGCAGATTTTGGGGGGGATGCACCGCAGATTTTGGGGTGTGGGCAGTGCAGATTCTGAGGGGTATGCAGTGCATATTCTGGGGGGGAAGGCACTGCAGGTTTTGCAGGGAAGGGCAGTGCAGATTTTGGGTGGGATGCAGTGCAGGTTTTGGGACTGGGCGGTGCAGATTTAGGGCCTGGGCAGTGCAGTTTCGGGGGGGATACAGCTCAGATTCAGGGCCTGGGCAGTGCAGATTCAGGGCCTGGGCAGTGCAGATTTGGGGGAGATGTAGTGCAGATTCAGGGCCTGGGCAGTGCAGAATTGGGGGGGGGATGCAGCTCAGATTCAGGGCCTGGGCAGTGCAGATTCAGGGCCTGGGCAGTGCAGATTCTGGGGTGGATGCAGCTCAGATTTAGGGCCTGGGCAGTGCAGATTCTGGGGGGAATGTAGTGCATATTTAGGGCCTGGGCAGTGCAGATTTGGGGGAGATGTAGTGCAGATTCAGGGTCTGGGCAGTGCAGATTCTGGGGGGATGCAGCTCAGATTCAGGGCCTGGGCAGTGCAGATTCAGGGCCTGGGCAGTGCTGATCCTGGGGGGATGCAGCTCCGATTTAGGGCCTGGGCAGTGCAGATTCTGGGGGGAATGTAGTGCATATTTAGGGCCTGGGCAGTGCAGATTTGGGGGAGATGTAGTGCAGATTCAGGGTCTGGGCAGTGCAGATTCTGGGGGGATGCAGCTCAGATTCAGGGCCTGGGCAGTGCAGATTCAGGGCCtgggcagtgctgctcctggggagATGCAGCTCCGATTTAGGGCCCGGCAGTGCCGAGGCCGGCCTCGCaggctcccctcccctcccctggcCGCAGGTACGCCCGGCGCTTGCACAAGACCACGCGGCGCCTGGTGCCCGACTCGGAGGTGCGGTTCCTGCTGTCGGAGAGCGGCAGCGGCAAGGGCGCGGCCATGGTGACGGCCGTGGCGTACCGGCTGGCCGAGCAGCACCGCCTCATCGACGAGACCCTGGCCGAGTTCAAGCTCACCcacgagcagctgctgcaggtgaaGAAGAGGATGAGGGCGGAGATGGAGGCGGGGCTGAAGAAGAAGACTCACGACACGGCCAAAGTGAAGATGCTGCCCACCTTTGTGCGCAGCACGCCCGATGGGACAGGTAGAGCGCGCCCTCGCTGCGGTGGGGGTGATGGCTTGGTTACAGCCTCAAAACGGGCTCCAAGTGCGGGGTTTGGCAAAGCTGAGCAGATCTGGTGCAAGCAAAGAGGAGCCTGAGCCGTGCAAAGGAGGAGATCTCAGTGCTGGCCCCTGTGCTGGTTGCTGGCAGCCTGATGCCGTGTACTTGCCTCAGGGTGCAAGCACAGTCACAGCTTGAGGGGGAAAACCACAGCTGggatgttgcagacatcttttatggaaaaccctttccttaggatttttcctcctgagaagctgagaggcctcaataACAAAATGTATTATctaacattgattatctgctgctgtggaatgcaacagatgaATCTGTgattggatgtttctaattaatggccaatcacagtcagctggctcatacagaaagctgagccacaaaccctttgttatcattccattcctattctattcttagctagccttctgatggaaacctttcttctattcttttagtatagttttaatgtaatatatataataaaataataaatcagccttctgaaccatggagtcagatcctcgtctcttccctcaatccCAAAACCCCTGTGAACGCTGTCACACTGTGATCATAAACCCAAACTCAAAGTACCCATTCCTTGGGTGCTTTGCATTTCAGGGTGGCTGGCCAAATTTCAGCTCTCTCTCAGGGAACAGTTGTGTAAGTCCTTTTTCCCTTGTTgatttaaaggaaaacaaaataatcaGAGCAACATCTGAAGTCCTCCTTTGATGAAGATCTTCCCAATTGAGTTTTTAGGAGATTTTCTATCAAAATACTTTGAGAGAAGCATTTCTTCAGATGTTACTTATGGTTCTTCAAATATGCACGCATATTCTTTTACAGAGAATGGAGACTTTCTGGCACTTGACCTCGGAGGGACAAACTTTAGAGTTTTGCTGGTGAAAATCCGCAGTGGTAAAAGGAGAACAGTGGAGATGCACAACAAGATCTACGCCATTCCCATAGAGGTGATGCAGGGAACAGGAGAAGAGGTATTTGTGCTTCTCTTTGGCTGCACTGCTGCTTTTTAAATAACTCCTTAAGAGCACATAACGTGTGCAACTTCAAATATTATGACTTTTCTCTTCAAAGCTGTTTGATCACATCGTTACCTGCATTTCTGACTTCCTGGATTATATGGGGATTAAAGGAGCACGTCTTCCTCTTGGCTTCAccttttccttcccctgcaaGCAGACCAGTCTGGATGCTGTAAGTTCCTTAGTACCTCTTCAATCTGCTTCTGTGCCTATGCCAGACCTGGTTTCTGTGCCTTCATGTCACCCATGTGACACTTACAGGAAGGTCACACAAGGGGAAGGTTCCTGTGCTGACCCTGACCAGTACAGCTGCTCCTATAAATAGTCCCTTTAAGGGTGGTAATGCAGATGCTGCCCGTGGCTGTGACAGATAAGAGCATTTAAATTTTCCATGGTGGTCATAGCCCTTTTTTAAGGCATTATGTTTTTTCCAACTGTGTAAACCTGCTGGTCTGGGCCACTTCCCTGGTTCTGCAGGCAGTAAGCAAAAGTCCATCCCTGCTGCCAGTGCCTACTCCCAGAAGATCTTGTCTCACTGGATGGAGTGGTTGCACCAGAATCCATGGGCTGTGTCACCCTAAGGGTGACAGGGTGGCCTGCAGCACACCCCTGACAAATGGACTTGGGTTCTTTGCACTTTTGTGTTCAATTTCTTCACTGCCACGTCCTTACACCAACCTCTGCAGCTGTTAATAGTTTCCTGTGTGCTTAGCTGGGGTTTCCTTCAAGAAAGACATATTTTCTATAACACTTCTTTGGGTTTTTGAGTTTGTTGTTCCTGtctcctctttttttatttttttttttttttagtttgttgcATTGCTCTGGAAATTTAGAGCCCAATCACAATTAGTTGTTTTAGATACAAATTTGATATACTGAGGAGATAGTCCTTTTCACAGAAACTCTTCTGTAAAACATAACATTAAAGTGATGCTTTACAGAAGAGTTTGGGTATTTGAGATATTAAGTGTACAGAATAACATCTGAGTCCTACTTGATAACCTCTTTTCTTGCTTTATAGGGTATCCTTCTCAATTGGACAAAAGGCTTCAAAGCTACAGACTGTGAGGGAGAAGATGTGGTATATTTACTTAGAGAAGGAATTAAAAGAAGAGAggtgatttttctttctcttttttcctcattCTGCTCCTCGCCAGACTTGACAGACATTGTGGGTCAGGCTGGCTCCCTCTCACAGGATCTGTGTGCCTTGTAGACAGGGACTGTGCCTCCTGTCTTGCACAGAAGATTGTTCTTCCCCAGAGGCTTCTGACTTTCCACATTTGCCAGAACTTTCAAGGCTTCTTTCAAACTCTGTGGCAATTTCCACATGCATGGAGAAAGGAGTTTTTGAAATTATGACTGTAGGAATGCACCTTGGTGCACCCTGAAGGACAgttttctcctcctcttcttgATCTTGAAAAAGCCTCAACCACTTTAGCCAAAACTTTCTaggaagggaagaaaaacagCCCGAGAAAGGTGTTAATTTTGCACAGATTTTATCAGCCAGTGAAAAGGAAGTCTTAAAAGCTTTGTTACTGGAATTGCTACACAATTGCTGCGATAGTGAATGTTTATACCATGTGCCTGTGTAAAAGATATGTGCTTAAACATACTTAAGCCAGGGATAAATTTCATTCTGAAGACAGGTAGAGCACATACCTTGGCTGCCTGCTGGTACATTAGGTTCCTGTTTTTGCATGTGTGAAATGAGGCTGGTGATTTCAGTTGTTTTTCACTACATCATCCCCTTTGGTGGGAGGGACTCACTGCCATTTTCTCACTGCTGTTTTCTCTCTCCCAAAGGAATTTGACTTGGATGTGGTGGCTGTGGTGAATGACACCGTGGGCACAATGATGACTTGTGCTTATGAAGATCCAAACTGTGAGATTGGGCTCATTGTGGGTACGTGCTAGAGCTGCTTTTTATCAAACAGCACATCCACACATCTGCCTGTGTTCTCCTGGAGGCATCCCTGTGGTTAACTCAAAATAAAGCTAGGATTCCTAGGAGTAAAAGAGAGCAAAATTCAACAGCCAGCTTAGTTCTGTCCACAATCAGTGGAGGTGAGCAGAGGCTGTGATGCACAATAAATCCTGCCTGTTTTATCTGATAAAGGCACATaaagggggagaggggaggagaGCAAATATGGGCTCAGGGAGCCTCAGCAGCTCCTGTTAGTTTAGCCTGTCAGAGTGTCCCTGC contains:
- the HK1 gene encoding hexokinase-1 — encoded protein: MIAAQLLAYYFTELKEDQVKKIDKYLYAMRLSDETLLDVMARFRREMKNGLSRDFNPTATVKMLPTFVRSIPDGSEKGDFIALDLGGSYFRILRVKVSHEKKQTVQMESEIYNTPEDIMHGSGTRLFDHVAECLGDFMEKQQIKDKKLPVGFTFSFPCRQSKLDEGFLITWTKRFKASGVEGADVVRLLNKAIKKRGDYDADIMAVVNDTVGTMMTCGFDDQRCEVGLIIGTGTNACYMEEMRHIDLVEGDEGRMCINTEWGAFGDDGSLEDIRTEFDREIDRGSLNPGKQLFEKMVSGLYMGELVRLILVKMAKEGLLFEGRITPELLTKGKFETKHVSAIEKSKEGLNKAKEILTRLGVEPSPEDCIAVQHVCTIVSFRSANLVASTLGAILNQLRDNKGVGRLRTTVGVDGSLYKMHPQYARRLHKTTRRLVPDSEVRFLLSESGSGKGAAMVTAVAYRLAEQHRLIDETLAEFKLTHEQLLQVKKRMRAEMEAGLKKKTHDTAKVKMLPTFVRSTPDGTENGDFLALDLGGTNFRVLLVKIRSGKRRTVEMHNKIYAIPIEVMQGTGEELFDHIVTCISDFLDYMGIKGARLPLGFTFSFPCKQTSLDAGILLNWTKGFKATDCEGEDVVYLLREGIKRREEFDLDVVAVVNDTVGTMMTCAYEDPNCEIGLIVGTGSNACYMEEMRNIEMVDGEQGRMCVNTEWGAFGDNGCLDDIRTIYDKAVDDFSLNAGKQRYEKMISGMYLGEIVRNILIDFTKRGFLFRGQISETLKTRHIFETKFLSQIESDRLALLQVRTILQQLGLNSTCDDSIIVKTVCGAVSRRAAQLCGAGMAAIVDKIRENRGLERLEITVGVDGTLYKLHPHFSRIMHQTVKELAPNCDVTFLLSEDGSGKGAALITAVGCRLREAEQN